The Chengkuizengella sediminis genome contains the following window.
ACCTTCTGTAACAACAACATCGTTATTTAAAAATACAATAACATCTCCACTAGCTATCTTAACTGCTTGATTGTTCCCTTTAGCAAACCCGACATTTTCTTTATTTAAAATGACAAGAAGATCAGATTGTTTATTTAAATAGTCTACAGTACCATCTTGTGAGGAATTATCTACGACGATGAGTTCATAATCTGAATAAGTATATTTCCTTATACTTTCAATGCACTTTTTTGTGTATGTTAGTTGGTTGTGACTTAAAACAATAATACTTGTATTCATGTTTTAAAAATAGCTCCTTCAAATGTAGATATCGTTTAAAATTAGAAAAGTTACTTTATATTTTATGATTTATCTAAGATTGTGTTCCTAATTAAGTTACATGGAACCTCTGGAAGAGTGGAACATAACTGAATCATTTTTCATTTATTAATAAGATATCTAAAGAATGGAATTGTATTTAGTTAATGAACATGAATGAATCCGAATAGAGGTGTTAAGATGAATAAAGAACAATCTGATAGATTGAGTAAAGAAACTAAGTTAAAAGAAATAGAGTTAGAGATTGAGCAAAAAAATGATGAAATTGAGGATTTAAGGAAAGAAATAGGGCGAAAGAATGAACAGCTCTTTAAAGCAATCACCAACATAAATAAAAAAAATCAAATTATCAATGAATTAAATAGGACTAATGTTTCTAGTCAGATGAATAATGATATACTCCTTAATGATTATCAGAATAACAAATTACAAAGAAAATTTTTCAAGGATATTCTTTTTATTAATGGATGTACATTAGATCATCCTTTTAGGTACAGAGTACTTCATCAGATTGAACAGTTACATTTTAATGGTTACTCATGTGATTGTGTCTTTTATGAAGATTTAGATTTGCAAATGGTAAAGTATTATAGAGGATTTATATTTTATAGATGTCCACATACGAAAAACGTTGAAGAATTTATAATAAAGTGTAAGTACTATAACAAAGTAACGTTTTTTGATATAGATGACTTAGTCATAGACTTTAAATATGTGAATCAAATTAAGTATATTCATACCATGAATGAGAAGGATTATGATTTGTATATGGACGGGGTCAATCGAATGCAACAAACGATGAAGTTATGTGATCATGCTATTACTACCACGGAAACATTAAAAGAAGAGCTTTGCGAATATGTGAATGGTGAAATATTTATTAATCGAAATGTGTCTTCTGATTACATGGCATATTTAGCGTTAGAAGCACTTAAAACAAAAGTACCTGATAATAACAAAATAATAATCGGTTATTTTAGTGGGAGTATTACACATAATGACGACTTTCAAATGATACTTCCTATAATAAAGCGAGTGCTGTCAGAGTATAAAAATTTGTATATAAAAATTGTTGGAATATTAGATGTTCCAGATGAATTAGAAAATTATAAAGAACAAATTATCATAGAAGAATTTCATCATTGGCAAGAGCTGCCTAAAATTATTTCTGCAGTAGACATAAATATATGTCCACTAGAAAATACGATCTTTAATAGGGCTAAATCTGAGAATAAATGGGTAGAAGCTGCTTTTGTCAAAACACCAACAATAGCAAGTAATGTAGGGGCCTTTAATACTTGTATTCAACATGGTGTCGACGGACTATTATGTAATGATAACGACGATTGGTATTTAAACTTGAAATTGTTAATTGATGATGACAGAAAAAGAAATAGTATAGCTGAAAATGCATGTCACAGGGTTAGAAAAAATAATGTAACTTCATATACAGGATTGTCATTATTAAAATTTATTGAATCAAATTTAAATCCCAATATTTTATTTGTTTTACCCTCAACTAATATTAGTGGGGGAGTAAATGTAACGATTAAACATTGTAGTATATTACGAGATCATGGTTATGATGTAACAATCATCAATAATGATAAAAGTGATGAAAATATAAAAAATAAAGATGGTGAAGTTAATGTGGTGTCTTCTTTAAATACTACTTTTCAGGCATTCTTTCACAAGTTAGTTGCGACATTATGGAATACATTAGATTTTGTTAACATTTATCCAAAAGTAAAGAAAAAGTATTATTTGGTACAAAATTTTGAAACCGATTTTTATGCACACGGCCAATCAACGAAGATATATGCAAACAGAACTTATAATTCTTTCAACAACTTGAAATATCTAACGATATCCAAGTGGTGCTCTAGTTGGTTATATGAAAAATACAAGAAACAATCAAAATATGTTCCAAACGGAATTGATCTTGCTATCTTTAAGTATAAAAAAAGAAATTTTAAAGAGAAAAAAATAAAAATTTTAATAGAAGGTAACTCCGAAGACAATGGTAAAAATGTAGATGAGAGTTTTAAGATTAGTAATCAATTAGATAGAGATAAATATGAAATATGGTATTTATCATATAAAGGAAAACCAAAAGATTGGTATATGGTTGATAAATTGTTTCATCAGATTCCTAATGATGAGGTCTATAAAATATATCAAGAATGTCATTTATTGATTAAATCAAGTATATTAGAGAGTTTTTCATATCCACCTCTTGAGATGATGGCAACTGGTGGTATTGTACTTGTTGCTCCTAATGAGGGCAACAAAGAATATCTAAAAGATCGAGAAAATTGTCTTATGTATAACCAAGGTGATATTAACATGGCTATCAGTTTAATTGAAGAGGTTATTTCTGATGAGTCTTTAAGGGGAAAATTGATTTGTTCTGGTCTAGAAACATCAAAAGGAAGAGAGTGGAATTGTATGAAAGATCGTATTGTTGAATTGTATGATTAAAATTGATCAATAAGTTAAAATGTTCTTCTATTGTAGTATTTGTGCCTATAGGAGTATGTTTCAAAACAAATGTCTGTTAAAGTTCCATAGAGGGGGATAGACATCCCTTTTTTCTATAACATCGGCATGTGTCAGCATGCCGATGTGTATGGTTCGAACTTTTCTGTATATAAATCAAATCCCTATCTGTTTTAAGGTGGGGATCATTTGACGTTTACGTTTTCTCCAATATACACTATGAGGATCAATTCTAATAAGTGGCTCATTTATTTTGTTTTGTTGACGAAAATCATGCACCGCTGGTTTACATGTTGGTAATTCGTAATCATCAATAATTATAAATCCATCTGGAGAAACCTTATGATAAAGATTTGTTAAGCTATCCATGGTAGATTCATATAAGTCACCATCCAGTCTAGCGATAGCAATTTTACCAAAGGGTGCCGATGGTAAGGTATCTTTAAACCAACCTTTTAGAAATTTCACTTGATCATCAAGTAAATCATATTTTCTAAAATTTTGTTGAACTTGTTCTAAAGAAACACTTAAGTAATCACTGGTCCATAGTATATCACCTGCATCATGTGGATATTTCTCTTCATTAGGTACAGGTAATCCTTTAAATGAATCAGCGACCCAAACATTACGGTTTTGTATACTGTAAGCTTTTAAAAATCCACGCATGAAAATGCAACTTCCCCCCCTCCAGACACCTGTTTCAATGAAATCTCCTTTAATGTTATCTTTTATAACACTTTCCATTGCGTCGTGTAATTGATCCATTCGGGGGCGTCCAATCATGCTATGTGCAATGGTAGGCCAATTGTGAGAATTTAAGAATTCATTTAATTCTGAAGGTATGGGACGGCCTGTAGGTGAATATATTTCTTTTTTTGACCAAATCTCAAACAATATTGTCTTTTTTAGTAACTCAAGATATAAATTTATTTCACGCTTTGCTTTCATTAATATTCTCCCCTTTAGCATTCGAACATCAGTTCGATAATTTCACTCATGCTTAAACATGTATACTTCTTATATTATTATTTTTCGTTATAAATTGTGACAAATGAAAGAAGATGAGCATTTGCACTCATGAAATCTGAAAATGTTAAAAAGTCTCACTGGAATCGAACAAGATGAATTTGGAGAGAAATTCTTAAGTTATAATTAACACTTTTTAGATATTAAATCTCCTTAATATGATTTTCCTTGGGAAAATAAAGATATATATGGATATTCGCCTCATTTGGAACTCTATTCCATCATTTTTCATATATATAACAACATACATTTGAGAATGAAATTGTATCTTAAGGATATGATTTTATTGTTTTGTCAAAAGTGAAATCATGGTTTAGAGGCAGGGGAAGATAATATGACTATGGCAACAATAAGTCTTTGTATGATAGTGAGAGATGAAGAGGAAGTACTTGATCGATGTTTAGCATCAATTGCTGACTTAGTAGATGAAATCATAATTGTAGATACAGGTTCAACCGATCAAACGAAAGAGATTGCTAAGAAGTATACCGACAAGATTTTTGATTTTGAGTGGATAGATGATTTTTCAGCAGCGAGAAATTTCTCTTTTTCAAAAGCAACAAGTGAATTTATTATGTGGCTCGACGCAGATGATATTGTACCTGAAGAAAGTCGCAAACAAATTTTAAAACTGAAAGGCAAACTTATTCCACATAACATGGAGTGTGTCATGATGGAATATGAATACTCCTATGATGAGGAGGGGAACCCCACATTTGCTCATCGTCGCGAACGTATTGTAAAAAAAGAGTGCAATTTTCAATGGGTTGGATTAGTTCATGAAATACTTGAAGTTACAGGGGTTGTTTTCGTAACGAATATTGTTATAAAACATTTAAAAACCAAACCAAATACAGATCGAAACATAAAAATTTATGAAAAAGCGATTGAAGAGGGCAAGGACTTAACTGCAAGAGACGTGTTGCATTATGCGAATGAATGTTTTGATCATAAAAAACATAGAGAAGCGATAGAATGGTACCAGAAATTTTTGAAAGAAGATTCTGAGAACGTTGATGAGCGAATTTATGCATATTTAAAACTTGTTGATTGTTATATTCATTTTCAACAATATGATCAAGCGTTGAAGTATGGTTTGTACACGTTTCAATTGGATACGCCTAGGGCGGAGATTTGTTGTAGATTAGGTTACATTTACGAATTTAAAAAAGAAATAGAAAAAGCAATTAGCTGGTACAAAATAGCTACTGTCATTGATATTCCAGGGCAGAGTGTGTATGTGCAACAACCATGTTATACATGGCTTCCACATATACAAATCTGTGCCTGTTACATGTCTTTGGGTAATCTTGAAAAAGCAAAAAAACATAATGACATGGCAGCAAAGTATATTCCTAATAGTTCTTACGTAACTAATAATGAAAAGATTTTAGAAGAAATGAAATCAAAAAACAATGCAGCCACATAGTGAGTGAGATGTGTGAAAAATATGATTATAAATCATTTGATTTCGTTTTGGTTTGATGATGGGTAACCTATAAGGGTTACCCTATTTGAACGTTGGGGAATACTAAATTTGTTCATTTCTTGTAATTTGACAGGTGGATATGGCAAAATTAAGCTGTAGAATTCCACTATTATCAGTGACATCAGTTATATAACAATCCCATCTCTTGGGCATATTGTGTAACAAGTGAGATTGAGTACATTAAACAAAAGGAATATGAAAATATATGAGAAATGAAAAAATTAAACACCTATGCATTTCTGGTTTAGACGGAACTTTATTAAATAATAAAACACAACTATCTGAGCCTTCTTGTCACCAATTGAATATACTCATACGTAATGGTTTGCTCTTTACAGTTGCGAGTGCAAGAAGTATTTTTTCCATTCGACAAACTTTAAAGGGTTTATCTCTTACATTACCGGTAATAGAGTTTGGTGGAGCTTTGATAACAGATATGGATACGGGACATCACCATGTAATAAACAACATTGAACCAAATTTAACGAATGAGTTATATCATTTATTTTCTGAAAGCGGATTTACACCTCTAATTACCAGTTTTAATGGAAAAGAAGATTGTCTATATTATGAAACCATCTCAAATGAAGGGGTAAATTGGTATATAATAAATAGACAACAAATGAAGGATACCCGCTTAAAGAAAGTTGAATTAAAGAGTATAATGAAGGATCAAATTGTATGTTTTACAATTATTGAACATTATGAAATATTAAGAGAACTTAGAAATAAGATCCTTGATATGTATTCCAATCATGTAGAAGTATACTTAAAAGAAAATCCCTTTACAAAAGGATGGTTTTGGTTAACCGTTCATGATAAAAAAGCAACAAAAGAACACGCAATCCACTACTTATTAAAAGAATATGGAGTTAACAAAGAACAACTAACTGTTTTTGGCAGTAAAACGAGTGATCTAAACATGTTCAAAATTGCAAAAAATCGGATCGCAGTTTCTAATGCAAAACCAGAACTAAAAGAGGCTGCTACAAAGGTCATAGGAAGCAATAATGAAGATAGCGTGGTGAATTACATCTTAAATAGTGTATAAGCCTCGGGCGATTAATCTAAAAACGTATAAATAAATATATCATAATTTTACTTGGAGGTTTGTATGAATCGAATTGCAATTATATCTGATATTCATGGCAATATTCCTGCTCTTGATGCAGTAATGAATGACATAACAAAAAGAGATATACATAAAATCTATTGTTTAGGAGATATGGTAGGAAAAGGACCTCATTCAGAAATAGCGGTTGATCGAGTTAGAGAACATTGTGATGTGGTCATTAAAGGAAATTGGGATGATTCTATAACTTTGAAACATGAGCATGAAACAATGTTATGGCATCAGAAACGATTAGGAGTACATAGGTTAGATTATTTAAGGAGTTTACCTTTTTCAATTCATTTTTGGATGAGTGGGAAGTTAGTTCGATTATTTCATGCATCTGCAGAAAGTGTGTATAAAAGGGTTCAACCTTGGGATTCAATGGAAGAAAGGCTTGCTATGTTTAATAATACGGAAAGTACGGGTTTTCCTGAAATAGAACCTGATATGGTAGGATACGGAGACATTCATAATGCTTACATTCAAAACTATAGAGGCAAAACATTGTTTAATGTAGGAAGTGTCGGTAATCCTTTAGATCTTAAACTAGCATCATATGCAATTATTGAAGGAGAATTAGATAGTGGAGACCAGGGTTCGGTTTCAACCCAAATTGTAAGAGTTCCTTATGATATTGAACTTTCAATAAAACAAGCTGTTGATGAAAACATGCCTGAACTTGAAGCTTATATTAAAGAATTAAGAACTGGTAAGTATAGAGGGTTAAAGGATTAGTAAGAACTTTTATTAAAAGGGGAGATAACTTTGAAGAAACTAACTGAACATTGGAATGGGATATACAAAAAAACGGAAGATGAAAATTTAGGGTGGTATGAGGAAGGTTTTTCACAAACATTAAAGATATTAAATCTAATCCCAACATGGAAAGAATCTAAAATGTTTGTTTCAGGTGTTGGAACATCGGGTTTAGTGGATGAACTTTTACAATCTAAGGCAGATTTAGTATTAAATGATTTAAGTTCAGAAGCAATTGAGAAATTAAAACTCAAATATATGGATATGGGTAACCGTATTGAATGGCTGTGTCAGGACATTTCTGAACCACTGCCAACAGATTTGAAAGAGATAGATATTTGGATCGATAGAGCAGTGCTGCACTTTTTAACGGATGATGTTTCTATTGGGCAGTATTTCAAAAATGTAACCACTAGTCTGAACGTTGGAGGTTATGCAATTTTTGCTGAGTTCTCAAAAAAGGGTGCAACTAAATGTGCGGGTCTTGATGTTAGAAGATATGATATTCAAGATTTAAAAGAATATCTTCCTTCTTTTGAATGTATTGCAGAAGAAGAATATACATTTATCAATCCTAAGGGGGACACACGTCCTTACATATATGCTTTATTTAGTAAAATTAAATAAGGAGATTCAATAATTTATATTCAACTTTAAAACAAACGTTAGAATAGGAGCAGATGATATATCATCTGAGTGATTTACTTATGATTTTTTTTGATATAGACGAAACGATTTTAGATTTTAAGGGAGCGGAATATCAAGCAGTAAAAGAATTTTATAACAAATTTACTGATATTTTTAAAATTACAGAAGATGAATTTTATGATCAATGGTGTACAATTGGTAAAAATCATTTTACTAGATTTTTAAAAGGTGAATTGACATTCGAGGAACAAAAAATAGAAAGAATCAAAGATATTTTTCATTTAGTTGAATCAACACTTGATGATTTAAAAGCTGAACAATATTTTCAAATCTACTTAACTTACTTTGAAGAAAGTTGGAAAGTTTTTGATGATGTTTTTCCATGTTTAGATCAATTAAAAGATTATCGATTAGGGATTATAACCAATGGAGATGCACAGCAGCAAATTCAAAAACTTAAAAAAATTGGAGTTTATGATTACTTTGAAATCATAATATCTGCTGGGGATTTAGGAATAGCAAAACCTAACACAGAAATTTTTAAAATAGCTTGTAACAAAGCCAATACTAGACCCTCAGAGTGTTTTTATGTTGGAGATGATTTAAATACGGACATACTGGCTTGTGAAAAAGTGAAAATGAGAGGAATTTGGCTAAATCGAAAAAATCAGAAAGTTGAAACTCAAGTATCTTGGATAAACAACTTGTATGAATTAAAAGATAAAATAAAAGAATTAGAACTTGAAAGAATACATGAAGAGGTTTATAAAAAAATGGAAATGGAGGAATAATATGCAAACAATTGAAACAAAACGTGGTTTTGGATTCATGTACATCATAATTCTTATATTTCTAATGTTTCCAATTAATGTGTTGGCTTATTATAAGATAGAAGTATTACCAATGATATTCAATGGTTCATTTCCTATTTTGATTAGTCTATCAAAATTATGGAGTTTTATCGTATTAATTGATTTTATTTTAATGCCTATTATTATAATGCTTTCCTTTGTTATTATAGTTTTATTTTTTAAACGAAGTAAGTATGTACCAAAATTAATAACTTTGACACTTATCGGATATTTAATATTACTATTAATAGATTTGGCAGCTAATAACTTTCTGTCTAATTATGCAAATGGAGAATATTTGAGTGCAGTAAACGATAGAATTCTAAAAAGTATTTTTAGAACTTTTTTATACATATTAGTTACTATTCCGTATCTGTTTATTTCTAAAAAAACAAAAGAAATATTTATACGATAAATGATCAGAATAAAAGGGGGATCAATATGAAAATAAACAAAAAGAATGCTGAACATTATATTTGGGAATCGAGATCCTCCCTAACACTCCTCATCAAATGATGAACAATTCCTCTAGTAATGTTGAATTCTTGGTTTACCAACAAGTAAAGGTGATAGAGTTGCGGTTGATATAGCTAAGTGAACAAACGCTAATTAGAATCGGGATTATTTATAGAAAACTGCTTAAATGATATTCAAAGAGCAAATTTATTATCAATGTTGGTTATATCATGGAAATAAATTCATTTTTACTTAGGAGTTAAAAATTATGGGAAAACAGAATATAGTAATTTGTAATCTTGATAAAGGTGATGGCCCTTATTTATATGAGCTTGACAAATTGGTATGGAATGAAGAAAATTCACCAATGGTTTTTAATTTGGATAGCTTAGAAGAATTTGAAAATATCATCCATTCAGATAAATATTTTGGATTCTTGGTTGTTGAGAAAGATTGTATAAATTGATTCCATAAAAACCTGTATGTAAGAATCCCTGTAAAAATTATAAGGACGTTGTTTTTCGACACAAAAAGGGAGGATATGAATGATAAAATCCGTGATTTTTGATTTAGATGGTACATTACTTAACAGAAACGAATCATTAAGACGTTTTATTGACGATCAATATAATAAAATAGATGCATTGAAGAAAATAGACAAACAAACTTATATTCAACGGTTTATTGATTTAGATGATCATGGATATGTTTGGAAAGATAAAGTCTATGGCCAACTGATAAAAGAATATCATTTGTCTATAACTGTAGAAGAGTTGTTGGAAGACTATATCAACTCCTTTCAACATCATTGCATTGGTTTTCCTGGACTTATGGAAATGTTAGCTGCATTAAAAAACAAAGGGTTAAAGTTAGCAATTATTTCAAACGGTTATGGAATGTTTCAATATCAAAATATACAAGCACTAGAAATAGAAAACTATTTTGATTTCATTGTTATTTCTGAATGGGAGGGCATAAAAAAACCAGAGCCTGAAATATTTCGAAATACATTAAAAAAATTAGGTGTAAAGGCAGATGAAGCTATATATTTCGGGGATCATCCAGATAATGATGTTATTGCAAGTCGAAATGTAGGTATGAGGGCATTATGGAAGGAAAGTAATTTGTATGACGTTCCATCAGAAAATGATGGGATTATTCGTGATCTGTTAGATGTGAACAAGATTATTAATGAGTTACAAAAACAAAATGATTGATTATTTGCAAATAATGAATTATGGGGTGAAAGAATATGCAAATACGTTCTTTAAAACCAACTGATTATGAAATAATTAGTCCATTAATAGACGAATGGTGGGGTGGACGAAAGATGAGGCACTTACTACCAAAACTATTTTTTAATCATTTTAATCAGACTAGTTTCATTGTAGAAAAGGATGAAGAAATTATTGGATTTTTAATCGGATTTTTATCACAAACATTTTCTGACAAAGCCTATATTCATTTTGTTGGTGTTCATCCAGAATATAGAAAATGTAATGTAGGGAAACAACTTTATAATGTTTTTTTTGATATAGCAAAACATTACGATCGTAATACTGTACATTGCTTAACCTCACCTGTTAATAAAACTTCCATTTCATTTCATCAAAAAATGGGGTTTAATATCGAAGAAGGTAACATTGAAATTGAGGGTGTATCTATACATACAAATTATGATGGGACGGGTCAAGATCGGGTTTTATTTGTTAAAAAGATATAAAGAAATATTAATTATTTTGGTGTGTGATTTGATAGTTTTGAAAGAATTAAGGAGAAAAGTTAATGGTTGAATCTTTGATAACGATGTTAAGCCATGCGGAAAAGACATTTGAATTTAAAACGAACTGCTATAAAGAAGTTAATGGGGGTTGGTTAAATAAAAAGTGGTGTATCTCTACAAATAAAGGAGACTTTTTGATAAAACAGTTCAGTAATCAACGATACAATCAACAAAGTTTTACTTTTATTGAACTTGCATTGCAAAGACAGCTTAATTTGAGAAATCATGGCGTTAACTGTCCCTATATCTATACAAATAACACTCAAATTATTCAAACCCCTACACTTGAACTATGGTACATGTTAATGGAATATTGTGAAGGTTCTTCTATGAGTCCTGATTCAATCAAAGAGGATCATATGTATTACTTGGGTAAAACATGTGCGATGATGCATAAACAATTTAAAGAGATATCTACAGAAAAAGAAATATTTCATTTTGAAAACAGTCGTGAAGTGTTATTTAAACACTATCAAACACAATTAGAAAATGTTGAAAAACTTAATCAGATCCAACATATTCATTTGATAAAAAAGTTAGAAGCCATTATTAAAAGTTTTGATGATCAGTTTTTTAAACAAATTCCAAAAGGGTTTACCCATTCTGATTTTGCATCTGACAATGTATTGTTTAACAATAATGATGTGATTGTTTTGGATTTTGACCGCAATTGTTATTCATATCAATGGCATGATGTAGGAAGAGCAATCATGTCCTACGCATTTAACAATGATTCAATTGATATATCCCTTTTAACTTCATTTGTTAAGGGCTATAACTCCATTTATTCGTTATCTATTTCAGAAATTGTTAAAGCAATTAAACTTGTTTGGATAGTAGAAGTTACTTGGTGGATCAAATCGGACTTATTGTTGCAAGAGAAAGCACTAAAAGTAAAAAGATTCATAGAGGAATTAACATGGCTGACAAATCATTGGTTTGATCTAGAATCCTATCTTATGGTTACTGAGCCCTGATTTATGGTGGATATTTAAACATTCTATAATTGAATAGAATCATTCTATAATACTTTACTCCAAAAAAGCATTATAATTAAAACCGTAATGTTTAGAATGCTTGAAGGGAGTGATAAAAGTGAATAAAACGATAGGAATTATCGGCGGAATGGGACCCATGGCAACCGTTGATTTAATGGAAAAAATTATTAAGAATACGCCTGCAAAAGATGATCAAGAACATATCCATGTTATAGCTGACAATAATGCACAAATACCAGATCGTTCTTCTGCTATTCTGGGCAAAGGAGAAGACCCAACTCCATTATTAGTACAATCAGCACAACGATTACAAAATGCAGGAGCCGATTTACTTGTTATTGCATGTAATACGGCACACTTTTTTTATAATGCTGTAAAGAAGACAATACAAATTCCGATCTTACACATTCCTCTTGAGACAGCTTATCATTTAAAAAAGAATAATTTTAATAAGGTTGGATTATTAGCAACAGAAGGAACAGTCAAATCAAAATTGTACCAGAGATATTTTCAAAAGTATGATATTGAATTTATTCGAACTGATTATACATTACAGGAAAAAGTAATGCAGGGAATATACGATATCAAAGGTGGGAAGCTAGATACAGGTTATATGCACCTTTCGTTCGTGGCTGAACAATTGAAAAAAAGTGGAGCTGAAGCCATTGTAGCTGGTTGTACTGAAGTTCCTTTGGTATTGAAATCAACAGAGGAAATGTGTGTGATTGATCCAACAGATATCATTGCCAAAAAAGTCATAGAAGTAGCTACTGGAATCGATAAAGAGAGATTTAAAATTTCAATATAACTTTATAACTTATTTGTTATTCATAAGTTCCAATAATGCATGCTAACTTATCACTATTCCACACGTTTTGATATAAAGGGAGATTTCTCTCATTGTATATCATATTTAAGTTATTACTAACTTTTAATCAGGTGTGAGATATAGTAAAATCAATTCAAGTAGGTGAGTATGTAAAGGAGTAAATTATGAATATCGAAAATATTGAGGCATTTATTTATGTCTGTCAGTTAGGAAGTTTTAATAAAGCAGCAGAAGCCCTATTTTTAACTCAGCCTTCTGTCACCGCTAGAATTCAATCACTTGAACGTGAAATGAACTTAAAGCTTTTTAACCGGAATGGAAAGAATATTTCATTAACAGATAAGGGTGAGTATTTTTTTCCTCATGCTCAAAAAATATTGCAGTCCTATCAGGATGCAAAGTATGGCATGCAGCAAGTAGTTTTACCAAATGAATTAAATATAGGCAGTGCACTATCTATTTCTAACAATGTTTTGCCTTCAATATTACCTGAAATAAAATCAGAATTTAACAATGTGCGAATTAAGATTGTTACAGGTCACTC
Protein-coding sequences here:
- a CDS encoding class I SAM-dependent methyltransferase; its protein translation is MKKLTEHWNGIYKKTEDENLGWYEEGFSQTLKILNLIPTWKESKMFVSGVGTSGLVDELLQSKADLVLNDLSSEAIEKLKLKYMDMGNRIEWLCQDISEPLPTDLKEIDIWIDRAVLHFLTDDVSIGQYFKNVTTSLNVGGYAIFAEFSKKGATKCAGLDVRRYDIQDLKEYLPSFECIAEEEYTFINPKGDTRPYIYALFSKIK
- a CDS encoding TylF/MycF family methyltransferase, coding for MKAKREINLYLELLKKTILFEIWSKKEIYSPTGRPIPSELNEFLNSHNWPTIAHSMIGRPRMDQLHDAMESVIKDNIKGDFIETGVWRGGSCIFMRGFLKAYSIQNRNVWVADSFKGLPVPNEEKYPHDAGDILWTSDYLSVSLEQVQQNFRKYDLLDDQVKFLKGWFKDTLPSAPFGKIAIARLDGDLYESTMDSLTNLYHKVSPDGFIIIDDYELPTCKPAVHDFRQQNKINEPLIRIDPHSVYWRKRKRQMIPTLKQIGI
- a CDS encoding glycosyltransferase → MTMATISLCMIVRDEEEVLDRCLASIADLVDEIIIVDTGSTDQTKEIAKKYTDKIFDFEWIDDFSAARNFSFSKATSEFIMWLDADDIVPEESRKQILKLKGKLIPHNMECVMMEYEYSYDEEGNPTFAHRRERIVKKECNFQWVGLVHEILEVTGVVFVTNIVIKHLKTKPNTDRNIKIYEKAIEEGKDLTARDVLHYANECFDHKKHREAIEWYQKFLKEDSENVDERIYAYLKLVDCYIHFQQYDQALKYGLYTFQLDTPRAEICCRLGYIYEFKKEIEKAISWYKIATVIDIPGQSVYVQQPCYTWLPHIQICACYMSLGNLEKAKKHNDMAAKYIPNSSYVTNNEKILEEMKSKNNAAT
- a CDS encoding HAD-IIB family hydrolase, whose product is MRNEKIKHLCISGLDGTLLNNKTQLSEPSCHQLNILIRNGLLFTVASARSIFSIRQTLKGLSLTLPVIEFGGALITDMDTGHHHVINNIEPNLTNELYHLFSESGFTPLITSFNGKEDCLYYETISNEGVNWYIINRQQMKDTRLKKVELKSIMKDQIVCFTIIEHYEILRELRNKILDMYSNHVEVYLKENPFTKGWFWLTVHDKKATKEHAIHYLLKEYGVNKEQLTVFGSKTSDLNMFKIAKNRIAVSNAKPELKEAATKVIGSNNEDSVVNYILNSV
- a CDS encoding metallophosphoesterase family protein translates to MNRIAIISDIHGNIPALDAVMNDITKRDIHKIYCLGDMVGKGPHSEIAVDRVREHCDVVIKGNWDDSITLKHEHETMLWHQKRLGVHRLDYLRSLPFSIHFWMSGKLVRLFHASAESVYKRVQPWDSMEERLAMFNNTESTGFPEIEPDMVGYGDIHNAYIQNYRGKTLFNVGSVGNPLDLKLASYAIIEGELDSGDQGSVSTQIVRVPYDIELSIKQAVDENMPELEAYIKELRTGKYRGLKD
- a CDS encoding HAD family hydrolase, with amino-acid sequence MIFFDIDETILDFKGAEYQAVKEFYNKFTDIFKITEDEFYDQWCTIGKNHFTRFLKGELTFEEQKIERIKDIFHLVESTLDDLKAEQYFQIYLTYFEESWKVFDDVFPCLDQLKDYRLGIITNGDAQQQIQKLKKIGVYDYFEIIISAGDLGIAKPNTEIFKIACNKANTRPSECFYVGDDLNTDILACEKVKMRGIWLNRKNQKVETQVSWINNLYELKDKIKELELERIHEEVYKKMEMEE
- a CDS encoding glycosyltransferase, translating into MNKEQSDRLSKETKLKEIELEIEQKNDEIEDLRKEIGRKNEQLFKAITNINKKNQIINELNRTNVSSQMNNDILLNDYQNNKLQRKFFKDILFINGCTLDHPFRYRVLHQIEQLHFNGYSCDCVFYEDLDLQMVKYYRGFIFYRCPHTKNVEEFIIKCKYYNKVTFFDIDDLVIDFKYVNQIKYIHTMNEKDYDLYMDGVNRMQQTMKLCDHAITTTETLKEELCEYVNGEIFINRNVSSDYMAYLALEALKTKVPDNNKIIIGYFSGSITHNDDFQMILPIIKRVLSEYKNLYIKIVGILDVPDELENYKEQIIIEEFHHWQELPKIISAVDINICPLENTIFNRAKSENKWVEAAFVKTPTIASNVGAFNTCIQHGVDGLLCNDNDDWYLNLKLLIDDDRKRNSIAENACHRVRKNNVTSYTGLSLLKFIESNLNPNILFVLPSTNISGGVNVTIKHCSILRDHGYDVTIINNDKSDENIKNKDGEVNVVSSLNTTFQAFFHKLVATLWNTLDFVNIYPKVKKKYYLVQNFETDFYAHGQSTKIYANRTYNSFNNLKYLTISKWCSSWLYEKYKKQSKYVPNGIDLAIFKYKKRNFKEKKIKILIEGNSEDNGKNVDESFKISNQLDRDKYEIWYLSYKGKPKDWYMVDKLFHQIPNDEVYKIYQECHLLIKSSILESFSYPPLEMMATGGIVLVAPNEGNKEYLKDRENCLMYNQGDINMAISLIEEVISDESLRGKLICSGLETSKGREWNCMKDRIVELYD